A DNA window from Macadamia integrifolia cultivar HAES 741 chromosome 4, SCU_Mint_v3, whole genome shotgun sequence contains the following coding sequences:
- the LOC122076684 gene encoding CSC1-like protein HYP1 isoform X1: MIVSALLTSVGINLGICILFFTLYSILRKQPEIINVYAPRLVAEGKSQLKDCFNLERLLPSAGWVRRAWQPSEEDLLSTSGLDAVVLMRVLIFSLRIFSFAGVVGIFILLPVNYLGNQLSLIDFSDLPNKSLDIFSISNVDNGSKWLWIHFSAVYAFTGVVCYLLYYEYKYISSKRISYFYSSKPQPRQFTLLVRGIPLSAGNSYSDSVESFFMEYHPSTYLSHMVVRRTNKLQKLIRDGKMLYKRLVDLKSKNPAQKKFTRDGFLGLFGRNVDLVDHYEKKLEDLEENVRMEQLGLSLTGEEVPAAFVSFKSRYGAAIALHIQQSINPTEWITEQAPEPRDVYWPFFSASFMQRWVSRLVVFVACFVLTVLFLIPVVFVQGLANLQQLEAFLPFLKGILTITFVSQVITGYLPSLILQLFLKMVPPIMKILSSMQGYISNSEIEISACKKVLWFTVWNIFFANVLSGSAFYQFSIILEPKIIPQKLAIAVPAQASFFIAYVVTSGWTSVSSELFRVIPLLNDFIRRHCTSSIGDEFEVPSFPFHSEIPKILFFGLLGITYFFLAPLILPFLLAYYCLGYIIYRNQLLNVYEPKFETGGKFWPIVHNSTIFSLILMHILAVGLFGLKKLPIASSLCIPLPVLTLLFNEYCRKRFLPIFTAYPAECLIKKGREDHNNAAMTDFLDKLVTAYRDPSLMPMQHSSDDEGYTTPLLNSR; encoded by the exons ATGATCGTTTCCGCTCTTTTGACTTCTGTGGGAATAAATCTTGgcatttgtattttatttttcacattATATTCTATACTGAGGAAGCAACCAGAAATCATCAATGTTTACGCACCACGCTTGGTAGCTGAAGGAAAATCTCAGCTTAAGGATTGTTTCAACTTAGAGAGGTTGTTGCCTTCTGCTGGTTGGGTGAGAAGGGCATGGCAGCCTTCCGAAGAAGACCTCTTGTCAACGTCAGGGCTGGATGCAGTGGTTTTGATGCGTGTCTTAATTTTCAG TTTgagaatattttcttttgctgggGTTGTTGggatcttcattcttcttccagTGAATTATTTGGGTAATCAGCTAAGTCTTATTGATTTTTCTGATTTGCCAAATAAATCTCTGGACATCTTCAGCATTTCAAATGTCGACAACGGGTCAAAATG GTTGTggatacattttagtgctgttTATGCTTTCACTGGAGTTGTCTGCTATCTTCTTTATTAT GAATATAAATATATCTCTTCAAAGaggatttcttatttttattcctCCAAACCTCAGCCACGTCAGTTCACCCTTTTAGTTCGTGGTATTCCGTTATCTGCTGGGAATAGTTACAGTGACAGTGTTGAGAGTTTTTTCATGGAGTATCACCCTTCTACCTATCTATCACATATGGTGGTTCGTCGGACAAACAAGCTTCAAAAGCTTATT AGGGATGGGAAAATGTTGTATAAAAGGCTCGTTGACTTGAAATCGAAGAATCCTGCTCAAAAGAAGTTTACACGTGATGGCTTCCTAGGACTGTTTGGACGGAATGTTGATCTTGTTGATCACTATGAAAAGAAGTTAGAAGATCTGGAAGAGAATGTCAGAATGGAGCAATTAGGTCTTTCATTGACTGGAGAG GAAGTCCCCGCTGCCTTTGTGTCCTTCAAATCCCGGTATGGTGCTGCCATTGCTCTCCACATTCAACAATCAATCAATCCCACAGAATGGATCACAGAGCAAGCACCTGAACCTCGTGATGTTTACTGGCCTTTCTTTTCCGCTTCATTTATGCAAAGATGGGTTTCCAGGCTGGTGGTTTTTGTTGCATGTTTCGTCCTTACAGTTTTATTCCTTATTCCTGTTGTATTTGTGCAAGGTCTTGCTAATCTGCAGCAATTGGAAGCCTTTTTGCCTTTTCTGAAAGGCATACTGACTAT AACATTTGTCAGTCAAGTTATCACAGGATATCTTCCCAGCCTCATTCTTCAGTTGTTTCTAAAAATGGTGCCTCCCATTATGAAGATCCTTTCATCTATGCAAGGATATATTTCCAATAGTGAGATAGAAATAAGTGCATGTAAAAAAGTACTATGGTTTACCGTGTGGAATATTTTCTTTGCAAATGTACTGTCTGGGTCAGCTTTCTATCAATTTTCTATCATTCTCGAGCCCAAGATCATCCCACAAAAGCTGGCCATAGCTGTTCCAGCACAG GCATCCTTTTTCATCGCCTATGTTGTCACATCTGGGTGGACCAGTGTATCATCGGAACTCTTCCGCGTGATTCCTCTCCTTAATGATTTTATACGAAGACATTGTACCAGCAGTATTGGCGATGAATTTGAAGTTCCCTCTTTTCCCTTCCATAGTGAGATTCCAAAAATTCTCTTTTTTGGGCTTCTTGGAATTACATACTTCTTTCTAGCTCCACTAATTCTGCCCTTCCTCTTGGCTTACTACTGTCTTGGATATATTATCTACCGTAACCAG TTATTAAACGTATATGAACCCAAGTTTGAAACTGGAGGGAAGTTCTGGCCTATTGTGCACAACTCGActattttttctctgatactgatgcacatccttgCTGTTGGCTTATTTGGGCTGAAGAAGCTTCCTATTGCATCTAGCTTATGTATTCCTCTTCCAGTTCTCACTCTCCTTTTCAATGAGTACTGCCGGAAACGATTCCTACCCATCTTCACAGCTTATCCTGCTGAG TGTTTGATAAAGAAGGGCAGAGAAGACCATAATAATGCTGCAATGACTGATTTTCTTGACAAACTAGTCACTGCCTATCGGGACCCATCTCTGATGCCAATGCAGCATTCCAGTGATGATGAGGGGTATACCACTCCCCTCCTTAACTCTCGATAA
- the LOC122076684 gene encoding CSC1-like protein HYP1 isoform X2, translating to MIVSALLTSVGINLGICILFFTLYSILRKQPEIINVYAPRLVAEGKSQLKDCFNLERLLPSAGWVRRAWQPSEEDLLSTSGLDAVVLMRVLIFRLWIHFSAVYAFTGVVCYLLYYEYKYISSKRISYFYSSKPQPRQFTLLVRGIPLSAGNSYSDSVESFFMEYHPSTYLSHMVVRRTNKLQKLIRDGKMLYKRLVDLKSKNPAQKKFTRDGFLGLFGRNVDLVDHYEKKLEDLEENVRMEQLGLSLTGEEVPAAFVSFKSRYGAAIALHIQQSINPTEWITEQAPEPRDVYWPFFSASFMQRWVSRLVVFVACFVLTVLFLIPVVFVQGLANLQQLEAFLPFLKGILTITFVSQVITGYLPSLILQLFLKMVPPIMKILSSMQGYISNSEIEISACKKVLWFTVWNIFFANVLSGSAFYQFSIILEPKIIPQKLAIAVPAQASFFIAYVVTSGWTSVSSELFRVIPLLNDFIRRHCTSSIGDEFEVPSFPFHSEIPKILFFGLLGITYFFLAPLILPFLLAYYCLGYIIYRNQLLNVYEPKFETGGKFWPIVHNSTIFSLILMHILAVGLFGLKKLPIASSLCIPLPVLTLLFNEYCRKRFLPIFTAYPAECLIKKGREDHNNAAMTDFLDKLVTAYRDPSLMPMQHSSDDEGYTTPLLNSR from the exons ATGATCGTTTCCGCTCTTTTGACTTCTGTGGGAATAAATCTTGgcatttgtattttatttttcacattATATTCTATACTGAGGAAGCAACCAGAAATCATCAATGTTTACGCACCACGCTTGGTAGCTGAAGGAAAATCTCAGCTTAAGGATTGTTTCAACTTAGAGAGGTTGTTGCCTTCTGCTGGTTGGGTGAGAAGGGCATGGCAGCCTTCCGAAGAAGACCTCTTGTCAACGTCAGGGCTGGATGCAGTGGTTTTGATGCGTGTCTTAATTTTCAG GTTGTggatacattttagtgctgttTATGCTTTCACTGGAGTTGTCTGCTATCTTCTTTATTAT GAATATAAATATATCTCTTCAAAGaggatttcttatttttattcctCCAAACCTCAGCCACGTCAGTTCACCCTTTTAGTTCGTGGTATTCCGTTATCTGCTGGGAATAGTTACAGTGACAGTGTTGAGAGTTTTTTCATGGAGTATCACCCTTCTACCTATCTATCACATATGGTGGTTCGTCGGACAAACAAGCTTCAAAAGCTTATT AGGGATGGGAAAATGTTGTATAAAAGGCTCGTTGACTTGAAATCGAAGAATCCTGCTCAAAAGAAGTTTACACGTGATGGCTTCCTAGGACTGTTTGGACGGAATGTTGATCTTGTTGATCACTATGAAAAGAAGTTAGAAGATCTGGAAGAGAATGTCAGAATGGAGCAATTAGGTCTTTCATTGACTGGAGAG GAAGTCCCCGCTGCCTTTGTGTCCTTCAAATCCCGGTATGGTGCTGCCATTGCTCTCCACATTCAACAATCAATCAATCCCACAGAATGGATCACAGAGCAAGCACCTGAACCTCGTGATGTTTACTGGCCTTTCTTTTCCGCTTCATTTATGCAAAGATGGGTTTCCAGGCTGGTGGTTTTTGTTGCATGTTTCGTCCTTACAGTTTTATTCCTTATTCCTGTTGTATTTGTGCAAGGTCTTGCTAATCTGCAGCAATTGGAAGCCTTTTTGCCTTTTCTGAAAGGCATACTGACTAT AACATTTGTCAGTCAAGTTATCACAGGATATCTTCCCAGCCTCATTCTTCAGTTGTTTCTAAAAATGGTGCCTCCCATTATGAAGATCCTTTCATCTATGCAAGGATATATTTCCAATAGTGAGATAGAAATAAGTGCATGTAAAAAAGTACTATGGTTTACCGTGTGGAATATTTTCTTTGCAAATGTACTGTCTGGGTCAGCTTTCTATCAATTTTCTATCATTCTCGAGCCCAAGATCATCCCACAAAAGCTGGCCATAGCTGTTCCAGCACAG GCATCCTTTTTCATCGCCTATGTTGTCACATCTGGGTGGACCAGTGTATCATCGGAACTCTTCCGCGTGATTCCTCTCCTTAATGATTTTATACGAAGACATTGTACCAGCAGTATTGGCGATGAATTTGAAGTTCCCTCTTTTCCCTTCCATAGTGAGATTCCAAAAATTCTCTTTTTTGGGCTTCTTGGAATTACATACTTCTTTCTAGCTCCACTAATTCTGCCCTTCCTCTTGGCTTACTACTGTCTTGGATATATTATCTACCGTAACCAG TTATTAAACGTATATGAACCCAAGTTTGAAACTGGAGGGAAGTTCTGGCCTATTGTGCACAACTCGActattttttctctgatactgatgcacatccttgCTGTTGGCTTATTTGGGCTGAAGAAGCTTCCTATTGCATCTAGCTTATGTATTCCTCTTCCAGTTCTCACTCTCCTTTTCAATGAGTACTGCCGGAAACGATTCCTACCCATCTTCACAGCTTATCCTGCTGAG TGTTTGATAAAGAAGGGCAGAGAAGACCATAATAATGCTGCAATGACTGATTTTCTTGACAAACTAGTCACTGCCTATCGGGACCCATCTCTGATGCCAATGCAGCATTCCAGTGATGATGAGGGGTATACCACTCCCCTCCTTAACTCTCGATAA
- the LOC122076684 gene encoding CSC1-like protein HYP1 isoform X4, producing MSSMKLNPELKLRQTHYIMLWIHFSAVYAFTGVVCYLLYYEYKYISSKRISYFYSSKPQPRQFTLLVRGIPLSAGNSYSDSVESFFMEYHPSTYLSHMVVRRTNKLQKLIRDGKMLYKRLVDLKSKNPAQKKFTRDGFLGLFGRNVDLVDHYEKKLEDLEENVRMEQLGLSLTGEEVPAAFVSFKSRYGAAIALHIQQSINPTEWITEQAPEPRDVYWPFFSASFMQRWVSRLVVFVACFVLTVLFLIPVVFVQGLANLQQLEAFLPFLKGILTITFVSQVITGYLPSLILQLFLKMVPPIMKILSSMQGYISNSEIEISACKKVLWFTVWNIFFANVLSGSAFYQFSIILEPKIIPQKLAIAVPAQASFFIAYVVTSGWTSVSSELFRVIPLLNDFIRRHCTSSIGDEFEVPSFPFHSEIPKILFFGLLGITYFFLAPLILPFLLAYYCLGYIIYRNQLLNVYEPKFETGGKFWPIVHNSTIFSLILMHILAVGLFGLKKLPIASSLCIPLPVLTLLFNEYCRKRFLPIFTAYPAECLIKKGREDHNNAAMTDFLDKLVTAYRDPSLMPMQHSSDDEGYTTPLLNSR from the exons ATGAGTAGCATGAAGCTAAATCCAGAATTGAAATTGCGACAGACACATTATATCAT GTTGTggatacattttagtgctgttTATGCTTTCACTGGAGTTGTCTGCTATCTTCTTTATTAT GAATATAAATATATCTCTTCAAAGaggatttcttatttttattcctCCAAACCTCAGCCACGTCAGTTCACCCTTTTAGTTCGTGGTATTCCGTTATCTGCTGGGAATAGTTACAGTGACAGTGTTGAGAGTTTTTTCATGGAGTATCACCCTTCTACCTATCTATCACATATGGTGGTTCGTCGGACAAACAAGCTTCAAAAGCTTATT AGGGATGGGAAAATGTTGTATAAAAGGCTCGTTGACTTGAAATCGAAGAATCCTGCTCAAAAGAAGTTTACACGTGATGGCTTCCTAGGACTGTTTGGACGGAATGTTGATCTTGTTGATCACTATGAAAAGAAGTTAGAAGATCTGGAAGAGAATGTCAGAATGGAGCAATTAGGTCTTTCATTGACTGGAGAG GAAGTCCCCGCTGCCTTTGTGTCCTTCAAATCCCGGTATGGTGCTGCCATTGCTCTCCACATTCAACAATCAATCAATCCCACAGAATGGATCACAGAGCAAGCACCTGAACCTCGTGATGTTTACTGGCCTTTCTTTTCCGCTTCATTTATGCAAAGATGGGTTTCCAGGCTGGTGGTTTTTGTTGCATGTTTCGTCCTTACAGTTTTATTCCTTATTCCTGTTGTATTTGTGCAAGGTCTTGCTAATCTGCAGCAATTGGAAGCCTTTTTGCCTTTTCTGAAAGGCATACTGACTAT AACATTTGTCAGTCAAGTTATCACAGGATATCTTCCCAGCCTCATTCTTCAGTTGTTTCTAAAAATGGTGCCTCCCATTATGAAGATCCTTTCATCTATGCAAGGATATATTTCCAATAGTGAGATAGAAATAAGTGCATGTAAAAAAGTACTATGGTTTACCGTGTGGAATATTTTCTTTGCAAATGTACTGTCTGGGTCAGCTTTCTATCAATTTTCTATCATTCTCGAGCCCAAGATCATCCCACAAAAGCTGGCCATAGCTGTTCCAGCACAG GCATCCTTTTTCATCGCCTATGTTGTCACATCTGGGTGGACCAGTGTATCATCGGAACTCTTCCGCGTGATTCCTCTCCTTAATGATTTTATACGAAGACATTGTACCAGCAGTATTGGCGATGAATTTGAAGTTCCCTCTTTTCCCTTCCATAGTGAGATTCCAAAAATTCTCTTTTTTGGGCTTCTTGGAATTACATACTTCTTTCTAGCTCCACTAATTCTGCCCTTCCTCTTGGCTTACTACTGTCTTGGATATATTATCTACCGTAACCAG TTATTAAACGTATATGAACCCAAGTTTGAAACTGGAGGGAAGTTCTGGCCTATTGTGCACAACTCGActattttttctctgatactgatgcacatccttgCTGTTGGCTTATTTGGGCTGAAGAAGCTTCCTATTGCATCTAGCTTATGTATTCCTCTTCCAGTTCTCACTCTCCTTTTCAATGAGTACTGCCGGAAACGATTCCTACCCATCTTCACAGCTTATCCTGCTGAG TGTTTGATAAAGAAGGGCAGAGAAGACCATAATAATGCTGCAATGACTGATTTTCTTGACAAACTAGTCACTGCCTATCGGGACCCATCTCTGATGCCAATGCAGCATTCCAGTGATGATGAGGGGTATACCACTCCCCTCCTTAACTCTCGATAA
- the LOC122076684 gene encoding CSC1-like protein HYP1 isoform X3 encodes MIVSALLTSVGINLGICILFFTLYSILRKQPEIINVYAPRLVAEGKSQLKDCFNLERLLPSAGWVRRAWQPSEEDLLSTSGLDAVVLMRVLIFSLRIFSFAGVVGIFILLPVNYLGNQLSLIDFSDLPNKSLDIFSISNVDNGSKWLWIHFSAVYAFTGVVCYLLYYEYKYISSKRISYFYSSKPQPRQFTLLVRGIPLSAGNSYSDSVESFFMEYHPSTYLSHMVVRRTNKLQKLIRDGKMLYKRLVDLKSKNPAQKKFTRDGFLGLFGRNVDLVDHYEKKLEDLEENVRMEQLGLSLTGEEVPAAFVSFKSRYGAAIALHIQQSINPTEWITEQAPEPRDVYWPFFSASFMQRWVSRLVVFVACFVLTVLFLIPVVFVQGLANLQQLEAFLPFLKGILTITFVSQVITGYLPSLILQLFLKMVPPIMKILSSMQGYISNSEIEISACKKVLWFTVWNIFFANVLSGSAFYQFSIILEPKIIPQKLAIAVPAQLLNVYEPKFETGGKFWPIVHNSTIFSLILMHILAVGLFGLKKLPIASSLCIPLPVLTLLFNEYCRKRFLPIFTAYPAECLIKKGREDHNNAAMTDFLDKLVTAYRDPSLMPMQHSSDDEGYTTPLLNSR; translated from the exons ATGATCGTTTCCGCTCTTTTGACTTCTGTGGGAATAAATCTTGgcatttgtattttatttttcacattATATTCTATACTGAGGAAGCAACCAGAAATCATCAATGTTTACGCACCACGCTTGGTAGCTGAAGGAAAATCTCAGCTTAAGGATTGTTTCAACTTAGAGAGGTTGTTGCCTTCTGCTGGTTGGGTGAGAAGGGCATGGCAGCCTTCCGAAGAAGACCTCTTGTCAACGTCAGGGCTGGATGCAGTGGTTTTGATGCGTGTCTTAATTTTCAG TTTgagaatattttcttttgctgggGTTGTTGggatcttcattcttcttccagTGAATTATTTGGGTAATCAGCTAAGTCTTATTGATTTTTCTGATTTGCCAAATAAATCTCTGGACATCTTCAGCATTTCAAATGTCGACAACGGGTCAAAATG GTTGTggatacattttagtgctgttTATGCTTTCACTGGAGTTGTCTGCTATCTTCTTTATTAT GAATATAAATATATCTCTTCAAAGaggatttcttatttttattcctCCAAACCTCAGCCACGTCAGTTCACCCTTTTAGTTCGTGGTATTCCGTTATCTGCTGGGAATAGTTACAGTGACAGTGTTGAGAGTTTTTTCATGGAGTATCACCCTTCTACCTATCTATCACATATGGTGGTTCGTCGGACAAACAAGCTTCAAAAGCTTATT AGGGATGGGAAAATGTTGTATAAAAGGCTCGTTGACTTGAAATCGAAGAATCCTGCTCAAAAGAAGTTTACACGTGATGGCTTCCTAGGACTGTTTGGACGGAATGTTGATCTTGTTGATCACTATGAAAAGAAGTTAGAAGATCTGGAAGAGAATGTCAGAATGGAGCAATTAGGTCTTTCATTGACTGGAGAG GAAGTCCCCGCTGCCTTTGTGTCCTTCAAATCCCGGTATGGTGCTGCCATTGCTCTCCACATTCAACAATCAATCAATCCCACAGAATGGATCACAGAGCAAGCACCTGAACCTCGTGATGTTTACTGGCCTTTCTTTTCCGCTTCATTTATGCAAAGATGGGTTTCCAGGCTGGTGGTTTTTGTTGCATGTTTCGTCCTTACAGTTTTATTCCTTATTCCTGTTGTATTTGTGCAAGGTCTTGCTAATCTGCAGCAATTGGAAGCCTTTTTGCCTTTTCTGAAAGGCATACTGACTAT AACATTTGTCAGTCAAGTTATCACAGGATATCTTCCCAGCCTCATTCTTCAGTTGTTTCTAAAAATGGTGCCTCCCATTATGAAGATCCTTTCATCTATGCAAGGATATATTTCCAATAGTGAGATAGAAATAAGTGCATGTAAAAAAGTACTATGGTTTACCGTGTGGAATATTTTCTTTGCAAATGTACTGTCTGGGTCAGCTTTCTATCAATTTTCTATCATTCTCGAGCCCAAGATCATCCCACAAAAGCTGGCCATAGCTGTTCCAGCACAG TTATTAAACGTATATGAACCCAAGTTTGAAACTGGAGGGAAGTTCTGGCCTATTGTGCACAACTCGActattttttctctgatactgatgcacatccttgCTGTTGGCTTATTTGGGCTGAAGAAGCTTCCTATTGCATCTAGCTTATGTATTCCTCTTCCAGTTCTCACTCTCCTTTTCAATGAGTACTGCCGGAAACGATTCCTACCCATCTTCACAGCTTATCCTGCTGAG TGTTTGATAAAGAAGGGCAGAGAAGACCATAATAATGCTGCAATGACTGATTTTCTTGACAAACTAGTCACTGCCTATCGGGACCCATCTCTGATGCCAATGCAGCATTCCAGTGATGATGAGGGGTATACCACTCCCCTCCTTAACTCTCGATAA